Proteins from one Caloramator mitchellensis genomic window:
- a CDS encoding YqeG family HAD IIIA-type phosphatase — protein MEDIFLPDYYVPSIYAIDYDKLSELGISNLIIDIDNTIMPWGSKEPDIKAKTLLNRLIEKGFNICLLSNSSAERVRMFKGDLKIYTYSSIGIKPMKKMFIGALKALNANRENTCVIGDQIYSDILGAKRCGIKSILVDPIDKTEFITTRLVRKIEIKIRKQLNYSKEIIKDE, from the coding sequence ATGGAAGACATTTTTTTGCCGGATTATTATGTGCCAAGCATTTATGCGATTGATTATGATAAACTAAGTGAATTAGGAATTTCAAATCTTATTATCGACATAGATAATACAATAATGCCATGGGGAAGTAAAGAACCAGATATTAAAGCAAAAACTCTATTAAATCGTTTGATTGAAAAAGGGTTCAATATTTGCCTTTTATCTAATAGTTCTGCAGAAAGAGTAAGGATGTTTAAAGGTGATTTAAAAATTTACACCTATTCGTCAATTGGAATAAAACCTATGAAAAAAATGTTCATTGGTGCATTAAAGGCTTTAAATGCGAATAGGGAAAATACTTGTGTAATAGGTGACCAGATTTATTCTGATATACTAGGAGCTAAAAGATGCGGTATAAAATCAATACTTGTTGACCCTATTGATAAAACTGAATTTATTACTACGAGGCTTGTAAGAAAAATAGAAATAAAAATTAGAAAACAATTAAATTATTCAAAGGAGATAATTAAAGATGAATAA